Within Pseudomonadota bacterium, the genomic segment GGGCACGACACTCCCGCCACGGCAACCGCCTCCACCGAGGTACACGACCCCACCGACCCCATGGCCGGATTTCCCTACGGCTCGGTGGTGAGCTACGCCCTGTCCGACGACGGTTCACCCATTCTGCTCACGAGCGCATTGGCCGAGCACACCCGCAACTTCAGCGCAGATTCGCGCGCCTCGCTGTTCGTGGGCGAGACAGGTAGAGACGGTGATGTGCTGGCCCTCGGACGCGTGACCCTGCTGGGCGTCGTCGAACGCGCGACCGATTCCGACGACCGTGCCCGCTACCTCGACCGTCATCCGGAAGCCGCCTACTACGCCGATTTCAAGGATTTCGCGTTCTATCGCCTGCAGGTGAAGGCCGTGCGCTACATCGGCGGATTCGGCCGCATGTCGTGGACCCCCATCGAAGACTGGGGCTGCGCTCGCCCCGACCCTACGGCCGCGTTCGCGCCAGGTGTCATCACACACATGAACGACGATCACGCCGACAGTCTGGTGCTGCTGTGCCGGCACCACGCGGGCCTGTCGGAGACCACCGAGGCGCGC encodes:
- a CDS encoding HugZ family protein; amino-acid sequence: GHDTPATATASTEVHDPTDPMAGFPYGSVVSYALSDDGSPILLTSALAEHTRNFSADSRASLFVGETGRDGDVLALGRVTLLGVVERATDSDDRARYLDRHPEAAYYADFKDFAFYRLQVKAVRYIGGFGRMSWTPIEDWGCARPDPTAAFAPGVITHMNDDHADSLVLLCRHHAGLSETTEARMQGFDRLGFEMQAVTPQGPRFVRLGFPQPVETPEATRATFIEMVKEARAR